From the Priestia koreensis genome, one window contains:
- a CDS encoding glycosyltransferase family 2 protein, whose translation MKIALLIVMSFFWLLLIYYSVLAIAGVYHRIKQKEKVSLDHYPSVAILIPAHNEGVVISDTLHAMSQLNYPGQLDIYVLDDASEDETAAIVRSYEQIFKRIHYVKVPPGSPKGKSRVLNYGLSVTESDYFLVYDADNQPEEDAVKILVETAETTPKAAGAVGYVKTVNANKNLLTRMIAIEFQVFQLLMQSGRWLLFKIGTLAGTNMLLRRSILDEMGGYDPYALAEDSELTMRITAAGYLIPVVPEARTWEQEPESMKVFIRQRTRWLIGNIYILEKSLYNLKFWRGKTFFHTFQHLLTYLFFTVFLLFSNVWFVLSLFGMDLPDIASPLLMFWFMSYIVYSLQILGGMVLDRTTSPYNIFVGVIMYFTYAQLFLILLVKSLYSYVWNRIRNKTIEWDKTRRFKGEQM comes from the coding sequence ATGAAGATTGCATTATTAATTGTGATGAGCTTTTTCTGGCTTCTGCTCATCTACTATTCGGTGCTCGCGATTGCCGGCGTGTATCACCGCATAAAGCAAAAAGAGAAGGTGTCACTAGATCATTATCCATCGGTAGCGATCTTAATTCCTGCTCATAACGAAGGGGTCGTCATTAGCGATACGCTGCATGCGATGTCGCAGTTGAACTATCCTGGACAATTGGACATATACGTATTAGACGACGCATCAGAGGATGAAACCGCCGCTATCGTTCGTTCGTACGAACAAATATTCAAGCGAATTCATTACGTAAAGGTTCCTCCAGGAAGTCCAAAAGGGAAATCCCGCGTACTTAATTACGGACTATCCGTTACGGAATCGGACTATTTTTTAGTGTATGACGCAGACAATCAGCCCGAGGAAGATGCCGTTAAAATTCTCGTAGAAACGGCGGAAACGACACCAAAGGCCGCAGGAGCGGTTGGATATGTGAAGACGGTGAATGCGAACAAAAATCTGTTGACGCGCATGATTGCCATTGAATTTCAGGTGTTTCAACTTCTCATGCAGTCAGGGCGCTGGCTGTTATTTAAAATTGGGACGCTTGCAGGGACAAATATGCTGCTTAGACGTTCGATTTTAGATGAGATGGGAGGGTATGATCCTTATGCGCTTGCAGAGGATTCTGAGCTTACGATGCGGATTACGGCAGCGGGCTATCTCATTCCCGTCGTGCCAGAAGCAAGAACGTGGGAACAGGAACCTGAAAGTATGAAAGTATTTATCCGCCAGCGAACGAGGTGGCTGATTGGGAATATTTATATTCTTGAAAAATCCCTTTATAATCTAAAGTTTTGGCGTGGAAAAACGTTTTTCCATACGTTTCAGCATTTGCTGACATACCTTTTTTTCACAGTGTTTTTATTGTTTTCAAACGTTTGGTTTGTGCTGAGCTTGTTCGGGATGGATCTCCCAGACATTGCATCACCGCTCCTAATGTTTTGGTTCATGAGCTATATTGTGTATTCACTACAAATTCTTGGGGGAATGGTTCTTGATCGGACGACTTCGCCTTATAATATCTTTGTAGGGGTTATTATGTATTTCACCTATGCGCAGCTGTTTTTAATTTTGTTAGTGAAAAGCCTTTACTCGTATGTGTGGAATCGAATTCGAAACAAGACGATTGAATGGGACAAAACGAGGAGGTTCAAAGGGGAGCAAATGTGA
- a CDS encoding phospholipase D-like domain-containing protein: MPKLFVRKAFILLFSAAALFTASDVNSTAASYDSETVLFGPGKTVNLVDALITEINSATTTIDAALYEIRYQPFVDALIQAKNRGVNIRIVTDSDYITNTFTQQLISAGISVKGDNRSALMHNKYIILDGQKVWMGSTNTTDTCNANNYNNTVLWKSSSLASIYKTDFDEMYVYGQFTKTASPSTTGDQKVTVTTATGSIPVEVYFAPEDNPASAIVNVINSAKYNVYFDYFSFTDDNIRQALIAAKNRGVNVEGIFDQSQYGSNGPYGELAYLAKEGIPVSIADNPYGGKLHDKVLIADKGYTSAQVVTGSFNASANANDTNSENLMVIHDKATADQYYNEFLRIRGSYGRGTSSISTTAVPVGSTQTISVTLRAPSTYPIQKVKLMAPPKWPDPTATTVTATKSDGTNLSSSLTFSGNYVSANTANLAGNQSITFTFSNWLAPTIAGDYTWYAETVASGASDPYDYLPVNLQAATLTVQ, translated from the coding sequence ATGCCCAAATTGTTTGTTCGAAAAGCATTTATTCTTCTTTTTTCTGCCGCAGCCCTCTTTACTGCTAGTGATGTAAATAGTACAGCCGCATCGTATGATTCAGAGACCGTCTTATTTGGTCCTGGCAAAACCGTCAATTTAGTTGATGCACTTATTACAGAGATTAATAGTGCTACCACAACCATTGATGCAGCGCTCTATGAAATACGCTATCAGCCATTTGTGGATGCGCTTATTCAAGCGAAAAATCGCGGTGTTAACATTCGCATCGTGACAGATTCAGACTACATAACAAATACGTTCACTCAGCAGCTCATAAGTGCGGGCATCTCCGTAAAAGGTGATAATCGCTCTGCTCTTATGCACAACAAGTACATTATTTTAGATGGACAAAAGGTATGGATGGGATCTACGAATACAACTGACACGTGCAATGCAAACAACTACAACAACACGGTTTTATGGAAGTCATCTTCTTTAGCATCCATTTATAAAACCGATTTTGACGAGATGTATGTGTACGGACAGTTCACTAAAACAGCGTCACCTTCTACTACAGGTGACCAAAAGGTAACCGTCACAACCGCAACAGGGTCCATTCCGGTCGAAGTATACTTCGCACCAGAAGATAATCCGGCAAGTGCAATCGTGAACGTCATTAACAGTGCAAAATACAACGTCTATTTTGATTACTTCTCATTTACAGATGATAATATTCGCCAAGCGCTTATTGCAGCGAAAAATCGTGGTGTAAACGTAGAGGGGATTTTTGATCAAAGTCAATATGGAAGTAACGGCCCTTACGGAGAACTTGCTTATCTAGCAAAAGAAGGCATTCCGGTGAGTATTGCTGATAACCCTTACGGAGGAAAACTTCACGACAAGGTGCTCATCGCTGACAAAGGATACACCTCTGCACAAGTTGTAACGGGATCATTCAATGCTAGTGCCAACGCAAACGACACAAACAGTGAAAATTTGATGGTCATTCATGATAAAGCAACGGCTGATCAATACTACAATGAATTTTTACGTATCAGAGGATCTTACGGGCGCGGTACTTCTTCCATTAGTACAACAGCAGTTCCAGTTGGAAGCACACAAACGATCAGCGTCACGCTGCGCGCACCGTCTACGTATCCGATTCAAAAGGTAAAACTGATGGCTCCACCAAAATGGCCAGACCCTACCGCAACAACGGTAACGGCAACGAAAAGCGATGGGACTAACCTTTCCAGTTCCCTTACATTCTCAGGGAATTACGTCTCCGCCAATACGGCTAATTTAGCAGGTAACCAAAGCATTACGTTCACATTCTCGAACTGGCTAGCACCAACCATTGCAGGAGACTATACGTGGTATGCTGAAACCGTCGCGAGCGGTGCAAGTGATCCTTACGACTATTTACCGGTCAATCTTCAGGCAGCTACGCTAACAGTGCAATAA
- a CDS encoding polysaccharide deacetylase family protein translates to MKKVAIMFIAIVMLLTVSSVPSHAEKADKPSVLVVYSSNEESDHEQLKILDLLLGQFTSDVTFIKDEDLSSIQNKRYSHMVYVGLVKKKIPSLVVQMLNSFDGSALAIGKNVEQLGKRFSFVQAKGEAVITSANLVSKNLDKELSEKRIIVNAKPIGKIKTLITGQTKDDDEQLLMAQKGQDYYLATESFYDPIGQFVGEELFSFFGKKPTNTHKVYLRLEDVHPMYNPDVLKKAADYLKKKDIPYMVAVIPLYINSKTHEVIHMSDSPKLVKVLQYMQDNGATIVLHGYRHQYRDEETGEGFEFWDVERDEPILTSRNDDVKGRKDFDTTADYRAYLKKGETFERKYVENAVQSGIEELVTHKLYPLAFEAPHYAMSQTGYDVLSKHFSTYVGQTQVTDLTWTGQYAPLNESQPTFLKGMTLLPETIGYVSRKSEDHSIQRAQANIKEVSQFSNSYVAGFYHPYLGFSNLKKLVESLDRVPNREWIDLKKQNNHVEVGNVTISSDHSRVKVDKSFIASSYERQYLFKKYGVWIVMGIVALLLACYYVFNRFLNKNKDDNSYI, encoded by the coding sequence GTGAAAAAGGTTGCAATTATGTTCATCGCTATAGTAATGCTGCTCACCGTTAGTAGTGTGCCTTCGCACGCTGAAAAAGCGGATAAGCCGTCCGTTTTGGTTGTGTATTCGTCCAATGAGGAGAGCGATCATGAGCAGCTGAAAATTTTAGATTTGCTTCTTGGGCAATTTACAAGTGATGTTACGTTTATAAAAGATGAGGACCTATCTTCTATTCAAAACAAGCGTTACTCTCACATGGTATATGTAGGGCTTGTGAAAAAGAAGATACCATCCTTAGTTGTACAGATGCTAAATTCCTTTGATGGATCAGCCTTAGCTATTGGTAAAAATGTTGAACAGCTTGGCAAGCGCTTTTCGTTCGTACAAGCAAAAGGTGAAGCGGTCATTACGTCAGCTAATCTCGTATCAAAAAACTTAGATAAAGAGCTATCAGAGAAGCGGATTATTGTAAATGCGAAGCCGATTGGAAAGATAAAAACGCTCATCACAGGTCAAACAAAAGATGACGACGAACAGCTCCTGATGGCGCAAAAGGGACAAGACTACTACTTAGCGACAGAGTCTTTTTATGATCCAATTGGACAGTTTGTCGGTGAGGAGCTATTCTCTTTTTTCGGGAAAAAGCCGACAAATACACATAAAGTCTATTTGCGCTTAGAAGATGTTCATCCAATGTATAATCCGGATGTGCTCAAAAAAGCGGCGGATTATTTAAAGAAAAAAGATATTCCTTATATGGTAGCGGTCATTCCGCTCTATATCAATTCGAAAACGCATGAAGTCATCCATATGTCGGATTCACCGAAACTCGTGAAGGTACTTCAGTATATGCAGGATAACGGGGCAACGATCGTGCTACACGGTTATCGTCATCAATACAGAGATGAGGAAACCGGTGAGGGCTTTGAATTTTGGGACGTGGAACGCGATGAACCAATTTTAACAAGTCGTAATGATGATGTGAAAGGTCGAAAGGATTTCGACACGACAGCTGATTACCGAGCGTATTTGAAAAAAGGAGAGACTTTTGAGCGTAAATACGTTGAAAATGCGGTACAAAGTGGTATAGAAGAACTTGTTACTCACAAGCTATATCCGCTTGCATTCGAGGCCCCTCACTATGCGATGTCACAAACAGGCTATGACGTTCTGTCAAAGCATTTTTCTACGTATGTTGGACAAACACAGGTGACCGACCTAACATGGACCGGCCAGTATGCACCTCTGAACGAGAGTCAACCTACGTTCTTAAAAGGCATGACGCTTCTTCCAGAAACGATTGGATATGTGAGTCGTAAGAGTGAGGATCATTCTATTCAAAGGGCTCAGGCGAATATAAAGGAGGTTAGTCAGTTCTCAAATTCCTATGTGGCAGGTTTTTATCATCCTTATCTAGGTTTTTCAAATTTGAAAAAGCTAGTGGAGAGCCTAGATCGTGTTCCGAATCGCGAGTGGATAGATTTGAAAAAGCAAAACAATCACGTAGAAGTGGGGAACGTGACCATTTCATCGGATCATAGCAGAGTAAAAGTCGATAAGTCTTTTATTGCAAGCAGCTATGAAAGACAGTATCTGTTCAAAAAGTACGGCGTGTGGATTGTGATGGGTATTGTTGCGCTGTTACTCGCTTGTTATTATGTCTTTAATCGCTTCCTTAATAAAAACAAGGATGACAATAGTTATATCTAA
- a CDS encoding ROK family protein: protein MTLRVGVDLGGTNIRVALIDHKGEIVHQVHELTDAARGPEEIITQLVQMIKDVIGPKTIAGIGIGAPGPLDPVKGIILGPSNLPGWEYVELAQMVNVKFDVPVIVNNDANVAALAEAHIGSGKSHRSVFYVTVSTGVGGGFVLDGHVHNGSFGYAGEIGNMIVQPNGYKHAYMNRGSLEAYASGTAIGRVAKERYGITGGAKEVFRLMEEGDEKAKEVVEESMNYLAIGIANIAHTLDPDIFILGGGVMGSSHLVLPYLTMKVKEYLFPQMADRLTIVKASLDRDSGVIGAAMLIQSEGKVNI from the coding sequence ATGACGTTACGGGTTGGGGTGGATTTAGGAGGAACAAATATACGCGTAGCTCTTATTGATCATAAAGGGGAAATTGTTCACCAAGTCCATGAGTTAACAGACGCAGCGCGAGGACCAGAAGAAATCATCACGCAACTTGTTCAAATGATCAAAGACGTAATTGGACCTAAGACAATTGCGGGAATCGGAATTGGAGCTCCCGGACCGCTTGATCCTGTGAAGGGGATCATCCTCGGGCCATCAAACCTGCCCGGGTGGGAGTATGTTGAATTAGCACAGATGGTGAACGTAAAGTTTGATGTGCCGGTAATCGTCAATAACGATGCGAACGTAGCAGCTCTAGCAGAAGCTCACATCGGAAGTGGAAAGAGCCACAGAAGCGTTTTTTACGTCACGGTCAGCACAGGAGTTGGAGGTGGTTTCGTTTTAGATGGTCATGTTCATAACGGTTCGTTTGGCTATGCAGGTGAAATTGGAAATATGATTGTACAGCCAAATGGCTACAAGCATGCATATATGAACAGAGGATCTCTTGAAGCGTATGCAAGTGGAACCGCAATTGGTCGAGTAGCAAAGGAAAGGTACGGCATTACGGGAGGGGCGAAGGAAGTATTTCGGCTTATGGAGGAGGGGGATGAAAAAGCGAAAGAAGTCGTAGAAGAATCCATGAATTATTTAGCCATTGGCATCGCAAATATTGCTCATACGCTTGATCCCGATATTTTTATCCTTGGTGGTGGAGTTATGGGATCTTCTCATCTTGTTTTACCGTATCTAACCATGAAGGTGAAGGAATATTTATTCCCGCAAATGGCAGATCGACTAACGATCGTAAAAGCATCTCTTGATCGGGACAGTGGTGTCATAGGGGCTGCTATGCTTATCCAATCGGAAGGAAAAGTAAATATATGA
- a CDS encoding glycosyl hydrolase family 8: protein MKKVLSLLFVAMFFVTSMSMPANAQTDLTTGTENFINSALMNGNGTLATYLVDQKSIDPDFAAGRETLSESLGLMMMYLAQKGDRVTFAKYYEELKQHYLSKDTSIVYWKLSNDGSTHAMMNAIIDDWRIADALFMAGEAWNNKTYIQTALNISNALNKYNQKQKHFVDFYDEQYKVNNDTISLFYIDPVALNYMVKYGVIDSTMYNRMVAVLRKSAGDGPFFPQNYNVRTKEYQYNDQVNLIEQIYTAYFRKQAGINSPAFYSFLKKEFNTNGVIYGQYDRVTGQPAVDFESNAVYGMTILYALKMNDVAFAKKVYKRMKEYEITDVKNPYYGGYVVLTPTGYDTHIFDNLFPLLAKQQLEKLY from the coding sequence GTGAAAAAAGTTTTGTCTTTGTTGTTTGTTGCGATGTTTTTTGTGACTAGCATGAGCATGCCTGCGAATGCGCAAACAGATTTGACGACAGGAACGGAGAATTTTATTAATTCCGCTCTGATGAATGGAAACGGGACGTTGGCGACGTATTTGGTCGACCAAAAGTCGATTGATCCAGATTTTGCAGCGGGAAGAGAAACATTATCAGAATCACTAGGCTTAATGATGATGTATCTTGCTCAAAAGGGCGATCGAGTGACATTTGCAAAGTATTATGAAGAGCTTAAGCAGCACTATCTTTCAAAAGACACGAGCATTGTGTATTGGAAGCTGAGCAATGATGGAAGCACTCATGCGATGATGAACGCAATTATTGATGATTGGAGAATCGCTGATGCCTTGTTCATGGCGGGTGAGGCTTGGAATAACAAAACGTATATTCAAACCGCGCTAAATATTTCAAACGCACTGAACAAATACAATCAAAAACAAAAACATTTCGTCGATTTTTACGACGAACAATATAAAGTAAACAACGACACGATTAGTCTTTTCTACATTGACCCAGTCGCGTTGAACTACATGGTGAAATACGGTGTGATTGATAGTACGATGTATAACCGAATGGTTGCCGTTCTTCGTAAATCAGCAGGAGATGGACCGTTCTTTCCACAAAATTACAACGTGCGAACAAAAGAGTATCAGTACAACGACCAAGTAAATTTAATTGAACAGATTTATACCGCTTATTTCAGAAAACAAGCAGGAATCAACTCTCCGGCATTTTATTCGTTCTTGAAAAAAGAGTTTAATACAAATGGCGTCATTTATGGTCAGTACGACCGAGTAACTGGACAGCCTGCGGTAGACTTTGAATCAAATGCTGTATATGGCATGACGATCCTTTACGCACTGAAAATGAACGACGTTGCGTTTGCAAAAAAAGTGTACAAGCGTATGAAAGAATACGAGATTACAGATGTGAAAAATCCTTACTACGGTGGGTATGTGGTCTTAACACCTACAGGATATGATACGCACATCTTTGATAATCTATTTCCTCTGTTAGCGAAACAGCAGCTAGAAAAATTATATTAA
- the manA gene encoding mannose-6-phosphate isomerase, class I produces the protein MSTEPLFFQPVFKERIWGGEKLKAFGYDLPYKRTGECWAFAGHPHGQSVVKEGVYKGKTLGALWEKERQLFGELKGGRFPLLTKLLDANDDLSIQVHPPDEYAQQFENDCGKTECWYVVHCEEGAEIVYGHYPKTKEEFSWMVREGRWTEILRKVPVKQGDFYYVPSGTIHAIGKGIVILETQQNSDATYRLYDYERVDHGGKKRVLHVTQSLDVLSTPFVESQLAMLKNQVDGVHVTTFVQSPYFTVHKWMVKGSASLCQEEPFLLISVLKGNGHIEKNQKEYAFSVGDHVLLPAGFGSFTISGDAECIVSHV, from the coding sequence ATGAGCACCGAGCCCTTATTTTTTCAGCCAGTGTTTAAGGAGAGAATTTGGGGCGGAGAAAAGCTGAAGGCGTTTGGATATGATTTACCATATAAGAGAACGGGCGAGTGCTGGGCTTTTGCCGGTCATCCACATGGTCAAAGCGTCGTAAAAGAAGGCGTGTATAAGGGAAAAACGCTAGGTGCACTGTGGGAAAAAGAACGTCAGCTGTTTGGTGAACTAAAAGGAGGACGGTTTCCGCTTTTAACGAAACTATTGGATGCCAATGATGATTTATCCATTCAAGTGCATCCCCCAGATGAATATGCACAACAGTTCGAAAATGACTGTGGTAAAACCGAGTGTTGGTACGTTGTGCACTGCGAAGAGGGAGCAGAAATCGTCTACGGGCATTACCCTAAAACGAAAGAAGAATTTTCATGGATGGTTCGTGAAGGGAGATGGACAGAGATTTTAAGAAAAGTTCCGGTAAAACAGGGGGACTTTTATTACGTGCCGAGTGGGACTATTCATGCGATTGGGAAGGGCATTGTGATTTTAGAAACGCAACAAAACTCGGATGCCACCTATCGGTTATACGATTATGAGCGAGTGGATCACGGTGGAAAGAAGCGTGTTTTGCACGTCACGCAATCACTTGATGTTCTTTCAACACCGTTTGTAGAGTCTCAGCTTGCCATGTTAAAGAACCAGGTAGATGGTGTACACGTTACGACATTCGTTCAATCTCCTTATTTTACCGTCCACAAATGGATGGTAAAAGGAAGCGCTAGCCTTTGTCAGGAGGAGCCATTTTTATTAATCAGCGTGTTAAAAGGAAATGGCCACATTGAGAAGAACCAAAAGGAATACGCCTTCTCAGTAGGTGATCACGTTTTACTACCCGCCGGCTTTGGTTCATTTACAATCAGCGGAGATGCGGAATGTATTGTCTCTCACGTATAG
- a CDS encoding class I SAM-dependent methyltransferase: MKNEFKNKTKEYVKGRPTYPAEVLKVMSQLGVNHDSTIADIGAGTGILTHMLGNLGCSVVAIEPSEQMVEECKVYCEDVHNIKIIKASAEETTLMDNSVDVITVAQAFHWFDKELCKPEFQRILKEDGYVVIVWNDMQLDSPLAKEYTQLLKKYTVKTTAAIAKFNPDEKKRQFFGQDYTKMYYDNWQTVSEEEFVAGALSLSYTPSELDSTYYEFVTDLRELFSNYQQDERVMFYYKTEVCICQFAK; the protein is encoded by the coding sequence ATGAAAAACGAATTTAAAAACAAAACAAAAGAATACGTAAAGGGAAGACCTACCTATCCAGCAGAAGTATTAAAGGTGATGAGCCAGTTAGGTGTGAATCACGATTCTACCATCGCAGATATTGGAGCCGGTACGGGGATTCTCACTCATATGTTAGGGAATTTAGGTTGTAGCGTTGTTGCAATTGAGCCAAGTGAACAAATGGTAGAAGAGTGCAAAGTCTACTGTGAGGACGTTCATAATATCAAGATTATTAAAGCTTCAGCAGAAGAAACAACATTAATGGACAATAGTGTGGATGTAATTACGGTTGCCCAAGCCTTTCATTGGTTTGATAAGGAATTATGTAAGCCTGAGTTTCAGCGAATTTTGAAAGAGGATGGATATGTTGTGATTGTCTGGAACGATATGCAGTTAGACAGTCCACTTGCGAAAGAATACACGCAGCTGTTAAAGAAATATACAGTTAAAACAACGGCTGCAATTGCAAAATTTAATCCAGACGAAAAGAAGCGTCAATTTTTTGGACAAGACTATACAAAAATGTATTACGACAACTGGCAAACCGTATCAGAGGAAGAGTTTGTAGCAGGAGCGCTATCACTATCCTACACACCGTCAGAATTGGATTCTACGTACTACGAGTTTGTCACAGATCTTCGCGAACTTTTCTCCAACTATCAGCAAGATGAGCGGGTGATGTTTTATTATAAAACTGAGGTGTGTATTTGTCAGTTTGCAAAATAA
- a CDS encoding STAS domain-containing protein → MNVEQEKYSIKIKESTFDWDLEEGTFKFEGDEVVLFWVNTAFKTFFDAIEEVSGSKAASIVLETAGYRTGEIVSAFYQKSMGDFEQILSTLPNTYLTAGWGKTSINIVSKDEKRAVVRIQDSWEYKVTMAQGKGKEGTFLPGHWAGVFSGLYGTSMWYQVNKSQVKGDPYTEFEFFPSSITPQKNIHSLVNEQRQAEIEASEKYVVERTEQLSKIIKEISSPIIPVLENIVVIPLLGEYDESRAEELLSKTLFHLPEYKANYLLLDLTGISGVNEFTIDLLQKLVRSTSLLGTEAILVGISPELSMKMTSAGFLLSNIPCFSTLQHGIHHALSEEGLHIVKKS, encoded by the coding sequence ATGAACGTAGAACAGGAAAAGTATTCAATTAAAATTAAGGAATCTACATTTGATTGGGATTTAGAAGAAGGCACGTTTAAATTTGAAGGAGATGAGGTTGTCTTATTCTGGGTCAATACCGCCTTTAAAACCTTTTTTGATGCGATTGAAGAAGTATCAGGATCAAAAGCTGCAAGCATCGTCTTAGAAACGGCAGGGTACCGAACTGGCGAAATTGTAAGTGCCTTTTATCAAAAATCTATGGGCGATTTTGAGCAAATACTGTCGACATTGCCTAATACATATTTAACAGCAGGATGGGGAAAGACATCTATTAACATCGTATCAAAAGACGAGAAAAGAGCAGTGGTACGCATTCAAGATAGCTGGGAATACAAGGTGACAATGGCTCAAGGAAAAGGTAAAGAAGGCACGTTTTTACCAGGGCACTGGGCAGGCGTTTTTAGCGGCTTGTACGGCACGTCTATGTGGTACCAAGTTAATAAAAGTCAGGTGAAGGGTGATCCGTATACGGAATTTGAATTTTTCCCTTCTTCTATTACCCCACAAAAAAATATTCATTCACTCGTAAATGAGCAGCGTCAAGCCGAAATTGAAGCATCCGAAAAGTACGTGGTGGAACGAACAGAACAACTATCAAAGATCATTAAAGAAATTTCTTCTCCCATTATTCCGGTGCTTGAAAACATTGTCGTCATCCCGCTTTTAGGAGAATACGATGAGTCACGTGCAGAAGAATTGCTGTCTAAGACGCTCTTTCATCTACCTGAATACAAAGCCAATTATTTGCTGCTTGATTTGACAGGAATCTCCGGAGTAAATGAATTTACGATCGATCTTCTGCAAAAATTGGTGCGCTCTACATCACTTCTAGGAACGGAAGCGATCCTTGTGGGGATATCTCCCGAGCTTAGCATGAAAATGACAAGTGCTGGTTTCCTGTTAAGCAATATTCCGTGTTTTTCAACGCTTCAGCATGGAATTCATCATGCACTGAGTGAAGAAGGCCTGCATATTGTGAAAAAATCATAG